A genomic window from Solanum dulcamara chromosome 11, daSolDulc1.2, whole genome shotgun sequence includes:
- the LOC129872585 gene encoding uncharacterized protein LOC129872585 yields the protein MSYPKLIVSVVTLLCLIHFSSGVRMLREENDNLFKEEKDADTPANPNIGGIPFPFNFPPLSGGIPNIGFNIPNFNIPGFGIPGAGTGTGANNPFNIPIPGLPNVDVPAPGVPDVAVPDPGVPDVAVPVPGVPGVAVPDPGVPDVDIPAPDVAVSPPA from the coding sequence ATGAGTTATCCCAAGTTGATTGTTAGTGTTGTTACTTTGCTTTGTTTAATTCACTTTTCTAGTGGTGTGAGAATGCTTAGGGAGgaaaatgataatttatttaaggaGGAAAAGGATGCAGATACTCCTGCTAATCCAAACATTGGAGGAATTCCATTTCCATTCAATTTTCCACCACTTTCTGGTGGAATTCCAAATATAGGTTTCAATATCCCAAATTTTAATATTCCTGGCTTTGGAATTCCTGGTGCTGGTACAGGTACCGGTGCTAATAATCCATTTAATATTCCAATCCCTGGacttcctaatgttgatgttcCAGCCCCTGGAGTTCCTGATGTTGCTGTTCCAGACCCTGGAGTTCCTGATGTTGCTGTTCCAGTCCCTGGAGTTCCTGGTGTTGCTGTTCCAGACCCTGGAGTTCCTGATGTTGATATTCCGGCCCCTGATGTTGCTGTTTCACCTCCAGCTTAA
- the LOC129875175 gene encoding putative pentatricopeptide repeat-containing protein At3g47840, with amino-acid sequence MISIRLRLRRLYATSRFTYAGWGDFLAVEKRNYHLMHESHEFPPQNMLAINSQLKELVKKGQLENARQMFDKMAQRDEVSWTNMISGYVNASSSLQALYLFLEMRRDPTIKMDPFALSLAVKACGLSVNLKCGELLHGYSMKSDFLTSVFVGSSLVDMYMKAGKVLEGCGVFDEMPLRNVVSWTAVITGLVRTGYNEEGLVYFSEMWRDGVECDSYAYAIVLKACADIGCLNYGREMHTRIVKKGLDMSSYVANSLATMYNKCGKLNYGMCLFGRMRSRDVVSWTTVITTYVQIGQDQYGIQAFLRMKESNVTPNEYTFAAVVAACANLSKLDWGVQLHANVLRVGFLDSLSVSNSIVSMYSKCGRLDSASLIFHEMSRRDIVSWSSIIAGYAQGGCGEEAFELLTWMRKEGPKPTEFALASVLSACGSMAILDQGKQLHAHVLIIGLDHTPLVLSALINMYSKCGSIAEASKIFNSVQNNDIVSWTAMIHGYAEHGCSQDAISLFEKIPYAGLRPDSVTFVGVLIACSHAGLVDLAFHYFRLMKEEYKISYSKEHYGCMIDLLCRAGRIIDAENMIKNMPFEKDDVAWSILLRGCRLHGNVECGSRAAEQILKFAPNCAVTHTTLSNIYASKGKWGEVAELRKLMRLKGVMKEPGWSWIKVKDQVSAFIAGDKKHPQNEDIYDILDLISSKAESSFQNIASILE; translated from the coding sequence ATGATATCAATCAGGCTTCGTCTCAGAAGACTTTATGCAACATCAAGATTTACCTATGCTGGATGGGGAGACTTTTTGGCTGTGGAGAAAAGAAATTATCATTTAATGCACGAATCCCATGAATTTCCTCCACAAAACATGCTAGCAATCAATTCCCAGTTGAAGGAATTGGTAAAGAAAGGTCAGTTAGAAAATGCGCGCCAGATGTTCGACAAAATGGCTCAAAGGGATGAGGTCTCATGGACAAATATGATTTCCGGTTACGTCAATGCCTCTAGTTCATTACAAGCATTGTATTTATTCTTAGAAATGCGGCGTGATCCTACTATCAAAATGGACCCTTTTGCTCTTAGCCTCGCGGTGAAGGCATGTGGGCTTAGTGTGAATTTGAAGTGTGGTGAGTTATTACACGGGTATTCGATGAAATCTGATTTTCTTACTTCTGTTTTTGTGGGTAGTTCACTTGTTGACATGTACATGAAAGCTGGTAAAGTGTTGGAGGGTTGCGGAGTTTTTGATGAAATGCCTCTTAGGAATGTAGTTTCTTGGACTGCTGTTATAACTGGGCTTGTCCGAACAGGTTACAATGAGGAAGGGTTGGTGTATTTTTCTGAAATGTGGAGAGATGGTGTAGAATGTGATTCGTATGCTTATGCTATTGTGTTAAAAGCGTGTGCTGATATTGGGTGTCTGAATTACGGGAGGGAAATGCATACTAGGATAGTGAAGAAAGGCTTGGACATGAGCTCTTATGTGGCTAATAGTCTTGCTACAATGTACAATAAATGTGGGAAACTAAATTATGGTATGTGCTTGTTTGGAAGAATGAGGTCGCGAGATGTTGTCTCGTGGACTACAGTAATCACGACATATGTTCAAATTGGTCAAGACCAATATGGTATACAAGCATTCTTGAGAATGAAAGAGTCGAATGTGACTCCTAATGAATATACATTTGCTGCAGTTGTTGCTGCTTGTGCAAATCTTTCAAAACTAGACTGGGGTGTACAACTGCATGCAAATGTTTTACGTGTAGGTTTTCTTGATTCTTTGTCTGTGTCAAATTCAATTGTCTCAATGTACTCCAAATGTGGACGGTTGGATTCGGCCTCACTTatatttcatgaaatgagtAGAAGAGACATTGTTTCTTGGAGCTCAATTATTGCTGGGTATGCTCAGGGTGGTTGTGGTGAGGAAGCTTTCGAGCTGCTAACATGGATGAGAAAGGAAGGACCAAAGCCAACAGAATTTGCTCTTGCAAGTGTACTTAGTGCATGTGGTAGTATGGCAATCCTTGACCAGGGAAAGCAACTTCATGCTCATGTTCTTATCATTGGATTAGATCATACACCTTTAGTGCTGAGTGCTTTGATCAACATGTATTCAAAATGTGGAAGTATTGCAGAAGCCTCAAAGATATTTAATTCAGTACAAAATAATGACATTGTATCATGGACAGCCATGATTCATGGGTATGCTGAACATGGATGCAGCCAAGATGCTATaagtttatttgaaaaaattccTTATGCTGGTCTAAGACCAGATTCTGTGACCTTCGTTGGTGTCCTAATCGCTTGTAGTCATGCTGGCCTTGTTGATCTAGCTTTTCACTATTTTAGATTGATGAAAGAGGAGTACAAAATAAGTTATTCAAAAGAACATTATGGTTGTATGATTGATCTTCTCTGTCGTGCTGGACGAATAATTGATGCTGAGAACATGATCAAGAATATGCCATTTGAAAAGGATGATGTTGCTTGGTCAATCTTGCTTAGAGGCTGCAGATTACATGGTAATGTTGAATGTGGTAGCCGTGCAGCCGAGCAAATACTTAAATTTGCTCCAAATTGTGCTGTGACTCACACTACTCTGTCAAACATTTATGCGTCAAAGGGTAAGTGGGGTGAAGTAGCAGAACTGAGGAAGTTGATGAGATTGAAAGGTGTCATGAAAGAGCCTGGATGGTCTTGGATTAAGGTCAAGGATCAAGTTTCTGCATTCATTGCTGGAGACAAAAAACATCCACAAAATGAagatatttatgatattttggatctGATATCCTCAAAAGCAGAATCTTCCTTTCAGAATATTGCTTCTATTTTGGAGTAG